A window of Christiangramia forsetii KT0803 contains these coding sequences:
- a CDS encoding M16 family metallopeptidase — protein MTNFRFEMKAVVLSCMFMAVVSCKVKDTKQNTSTEPGQAMMEKDTVKAEESADLSLDFKKYELENGLNVILHEDKSDPIVSVAIQYGVGSNREKKGRTGFAHLFEHMLFQESENVPQDQFFKTIQDAGGTLNGGTWQDGTIYYEVVPNNALETVLWLESDRMGYLINTVTEAAFANQQEVVQNEKRQRVDNNPYGHTGWVIDKNMYPDGHPYSWQVIGELEDLQNATVEDVKEFYDKFYGPNNATLVLAGDFQEDEARDLIEKYFGEIKKGQEVAPLETQLVTLDETKRLYHEDNFATAPQLNMVWPVVEQYSEDSYALNYLGQILSQGKDAPLYKVLVKEKELTSRANAYNSPSQLAGQFTVNVTANSGVDLDSIEMGIEEAFDLFEKEGVSDLDIEKIKAGLETDFYNGISSVLGKSFQLARYDVLAGDPNFYKEDLENIKNVTKEDVMRVYNQYIKDKPYVMTSFVPKGKMDLITENSEKAEVVEEEITENKETEVAETEPEEIKKTPSNFDRSVQPEMGDSPSLNVPESWNTKLANGLEVYGIEQNELPLVTFSLVVEGGHLLDDLDHNGVANLMSDIMMEGTANKTPQELEDAIALLGANIYMYTSNESIVVRGNTLKRNFAKTMDLVEEILLEPRWDEEELARIKTSTINGIERNEANPNAIANRVYNKILYGEDHPFAYTTSGTKEEVKAISMEDLKQFYAENFSPSVARLHVVGDVNKTETLAAAEGLKNNWKTKEVNIPDFQIQNDREKASLYFVDVPDAKQSIINIGYIAIPRTNEDYYPLEVMNYKLGGSFSGNVNLILREEKGYTYGARSGFSGSKIPGTFTASSSVRTNTTGESVGIFRDEISKYKDGITKEDLQFTKNALIKSNARRFETQGSLLGMLQEMSAYDLDSNYIEKEENVVNNMTLEQHQELANEYLDESKMAYLVVGDAKTQFEQFKEMGFDEVKLLNKEGDEIKMNDVK, from the coding sequence ATGACAAACTTCAGATTTGAGATGAAGGCTGTAGTGCTTTCATGCATGTTTATGGCTGTAGTATCCTGTAAAGTAAAGGATACTAAGCAGAATACTTCCACAGAGCCCGGTCAGGCAATGATGGAAAAAGATACGGTGAAAGCCGAAGAGAGTGCAGACCTAAGTCTTGATTTCAAGAAGTACGAACTGGAAAACGGCTTAAATGTTATACTGCATGAAGACAAGTCAGATCCTATTGTTTCCGTAGCGATTCAGTACGGAGTTGGGTCTAACCGTGAGAAAAAAGGAAGAACAGGTTTTGCCCATTTATTTGAGCATATGCTGTTTCAGGAATCTGAAAATGTTCCGCAGGATCAGTTCTTTAAGACGATTCAGGATGCCGGAGGTACTTTAAACGGGGGAACCTGGCAGGATGGGACTATTTATTATGAGGTTGTTCCCAATAATGCCCTGGAAACGGTGCTTTGGTTGGAATCTGATAGAATGGGTTATTTGATCAACACCGTTACAGAAGCTGCTTTTGCCAATCAGCAGGAAGTAGTTCAGAATGAAAAAAGGCAACGTGTGGATAATAATCCTTACGGACATACCGGTTGGGTGATAGATAAAAATATGTATCCTGATGGCCACCCATATAGCTGGCAGGTAATTGGAGAACTTGAAGATCTTCAAAACGCCACTGTAGAAGATGTAAAGGAATTTTATGACAAATTTTATGGTCCTAATAACGCAACTCTGGTACTCGCAGGAGATTTTCAGGAAGATGAGGCAAGAGATTTGATTGAAAAATATTTCGGTGAGATCAAAAAAGGTCAGGAAGTAGCTCCTTTAGAAACACAATTGGTGACTTTAGATGAAACTAAGCGTTTATATCACGAAGACAATTTTGCCACTGCGCCGCAATTAAATATGGTTTGGCCGGTAGTAGAACAGTATAGTGAAGATTCTTATGCACTTAATTATCTGGGACAAATCCTATCTCAAGGTAAAGATGCGCCATTATATAAAGTTCTGGTAAAGGAGAAAGAACTTACCTCGCGCGCCAATGCTTATAACAGTCCGAGCCAGTTGGCAGGTCAGTTTACCGTGAATGTTACGGCAAATTCAGGGGTAGATCTGGATAGTATTGAAATGGGAATTGAAGAGGCTTTTGACCTTTTTGAAAAAGAAGGAGTTTCAGATCTTGATATCGAAAAGATAAAGGCAGGACTGGAAACCGATTTCTATAATGGAATTAGCAGTGTTTTGGGAAAATCTTTTCAATTAGCCCGATATGATGTTCTTGCAGGTGATCCTAACTTTTACAAGGAGGATCTGGAAAACATTAAAAATGTGACCAAAGAAGACGTGATGCGCGTTTATAACCAATATATCAAGGATAAGCCTTATGTAATGACCAGTTTTGTGCCGAAGGGTAAAATGGATCTGATCACTGAAAATTCTGAAAAAGCTGAGGTTGTTGAGGAAGAAATCACGGAGAACAAGGAAACTGAAGTAGCTGAAACAGAACCTGAAGAAATTAAAAAAACTCCTTCTAATTTTGACAGGTCTGTACAGCCTGAAATGGGAGACTCTCCAAGCCTTAACGTTCCGGAATCATGGAATACTAAACTGGCGAATGGTTTAGAGGTTTATGGTATTGAGCAAAACGAATTGCCACTGGTAACCTTTAGCCTGGTAGTGGAAGGCGGGCATTTGCTGGATGATCTTGATCATAATGGGGTTGCCAATTTAATGAGCGATATCATGATGGAAGGGACCGCAAATAAGACGCCGCAGGAACTGGAAGATGCTATAGCCTTGTTGGGAGCAAATATTTATATGTATACCAGCAATGAATCTATCGTTGTTCGTGGAAATACTCTGAAGCGGAATTTCGCAAAAACAATGGATCTTGTCGAAGAAATCTTACTGGAACCGAGATGGGATGAAGAGGAATTGGCCAGGATTAAGACCAGCACTATTAATGGGATAGAAAGAAACGAGGCGAATCCTAATGCGATTGCGAACAGGGTTTACAATAAAATTCTTTACGGCGAAGATCATCCGTTTGCTTATACTACTTCAGGTACAAAAGAAGAAGTTAAGGCGATTAGCATGGAAGATTTGAAACAATTTTATGCTGAAAATTTCTCACCATCTGTTGCGAGATTGCATGTGGTTGGTGATGTAAATAAAACTGAAACACTTGCTGCAGCTGAAGGTCTAAAGAATAACTGGAAAACTAAAGAAGTGAATATTCCTGATTTTCAGATTCAAAACGATCGTGAAAAAGCTTCTCTTTATTTCGTAGATGTTCCGGATGCAAAACAGTCTATTATTAATATTGGATATATTGCGATTCCAAGAACCAACGAAGATTACTATCCTTTAGAAGTAATGAACTATAAACTAGGAGGTTCATTTTCCGGAAATGTAAACCTTATTCTTAGAGAAGAAAAAGGTTATACCTATGGAGCACGTTCAGGATTTAGCGGATCTAAAATTCCGGGAACTTTTACTGCATCCTCTTCTGTAAGAACAAATACAACAGGAGAATCGGTTGGGATCTTCAGGGATGAAATTTCCAAGTACAAAGATGGAATTACAAAAGAAGACCTGCAATTCACCAAAAATGCATTGATCAAATCGAACGCCCGTCGTTTTGAAACTCAGGGCTCGCTTTTGGGAATGTTACAGGAGATGAGCGCTTACGATCTTGATTCTAATTATATTGAGAAAGAGGAAAATGTTGTTAATAATATGACATTAGAGCAACATCAGGAATTGGCGAATGAGTACCTGGATGAATCTAAAATGGCCTATCTGGTGGTTGGGGATGCCAAGACTCAATTCGAGCAATTCAAAGAAATGGGCTTTGATGAAGTAAAACTTCTAAATAAGGAAGGTGATGAAATTAAAATGAATGATGTAAAATAA